TGGGCCGCCTGAATCGGCCAGCCCAGCCCGCCACAGAGCCATTGTAGAAATTTGCGCGCTGGGCGCGGTTGAAATGACCTTTAGGGTTTGCAGTGGAGTTCTGAAGGTTGGGGTCAGCGCCGCCAGAATCCGGCGATCAGCCCCAGCAGGGCCCCGACCAGCAGCCCGCCGGGAAGCCCCGCCGATATCTGCGCTTTGGTCTCGCCGGGTAGCAGGGCCGCCAGCAGCCGGTCCAGCTCCACACCCACCAGCAGCAGCCCAGCCACCAGGGCCATCCCTAGCCCCAGCGCCGTCAGCTCGCGGCCCGGCGAGGCCCCACCCGCGGCCAGCGCACGTGGCAGGGCCGCCACCCCAGTAGCCACCAGCCCAGCCATCAGGTACGCCAGCCCGAAGCTCCGGCTGAAGCGGTCCGCGGTCAGCAGCGGCAGCAGGGTCACGAGGGCGGCGCCGCCCCCAGCACCGGCGAGGACCAGCGCCAGCGGACCGCGCACTGCCATCATGCCCAGGGCCAGCCCAAATGCTGCGGCGCCCCCCAACAGCCAGCCCAGGATGTTCATGGCTCCAGTTGTATCCTGCCGGGGCTCACCGTGCGTCCCTCTTCAGTCGTAGGAGTAGCCCACAAAGTACAGGTGTGTGGGCTGCCCCGCCGCGTAGGCCACCACATACAGACTCTCGCCCCGGCCAATGGGGTCGGTCAGTTCATCGCAGGTCTCGATCTGTTCCAGCGTGGGCTGCGCGGTGCCGAAAAGCGCTTCCAACTGCTCGTTGCTCAGGGGGTGCATCCCCCAGTCTTCCGGGCTCTGGGCCAGGCCGGGCACATCCAGGATGGTGCGGGTGCCCTCCGCGTCTGCCGCCTCAATGGCCTCTTCTCTGGTGGCGTGCGCTGGCCCAGGCGCGGGGGAATCTGGCGTTACCGGAAAGTCGGGAAACATGATGACGGGCGAGTAGCGCCCCGCCTGGAACTCGCGCCGCTGCACGCGTTCCAGGACGGCGGCAATATCAGGTTCGTAAGGCTCGACGTACCACCACAAATGGCCACCCATAAGGCCAGCCTACGCCAGGGCAGGCTCAGACCAGGGCAGAGGTGAGCCGACCTCGACGCGTCTCTGACCTGCAGAGATCCAGAGGCAGGGAGAACCCAGCCACAGAAAGGCGCCGGAGCAACCCTCTGCCCCGGCGCCTTTCCTTCTGGCCTCAGCTGAACAGCGTGCTCACGCTCGCGCCGGTGTGGATGTTGACAATGGCGTTGGCAAACAGCGGCGCCACGTCCAGCACGGCCAGGCGGCCACCCGCGTTGTCAATCTTGCTCTGGGGCACCAGCACCGTGTTCGTGCTGGCCACCTGCGTGACATTCAGGGCGGCAATGCGCTGGATGGCCGGGCCGGTATACACGCCGTGGGTGACGGCCACGTACACGTCCTTGGCCCCCATGCTGCGCGCAATGTTGACCGTTTCCACGAGGCTGCCGGCCGTGCTGATCTCGTCGTCCACAATAAACACGGTCTTGCCGTCCACGTCCCCGATCAGGGCGCGCGGGCGCACCTCGGTGTCGGACAGGCGCTCCTTGTCAATCATGGCAAGGCCCGAATCCAGGCGCCGGGCAATCTGGGACGCGCGCTTGATGCTGCCGGCGTCGGGGGCCAGCACCACGCCGTTGTGGGCGTCCGGCACCGACTTCTTGAAATGCTGCGCCAGCACCACGTCCGCCGAGAGGTGATCCACCGGCACCTTGAAAAAGCCGTGCACCTGCGGAGCGTGCAGGGTCATGGTCAGAATGCGGTCGGCGCCGGCTTCCTGCAGCAGGTCGGCAATCAGACGCCCGGCGATGGAGATGCGGGGGTTGTCCTTCTTGTCACTGCGCGCGTAGGAGTAGTAGGGAATAACCGCCGTGACCCGCCCGGCACTGGCGCTCTTGGCCGCGTCAATCATCAGCATCAGTTCCATGATCGAGTCGCTGACCGGCGTGGAGAAGGTCTGCACGATAAACACGTCGCCTTCGCGCAGCGACTGCTCGTAGTGAACGATGATGTTGTCGTTGGAGAACTTCTCGGTGGTGCTTTCGCCCAGCGGCACCCCCAGGTGGTCGCAGATGGCGTGCGCCAGCGGACGGTTACTCTGCCCGGCGAAGACCAGCAGGGGTGAACGGCGACTTTGCAGCAGGGCGGACGGAGCGCGGTGGGGGGCGGACAAGAGAGAATCCTCCAGAGAAAGAAGCGCAGGGGCGCAGGGGCGGACACACAGGGGCGTTTTTCGGGGCAGCCCGTAAGCACCGGGCCACCAGCCGACCGCTGTGCAGCATACCTGCCCCGCCCCTGAGGTGTCATGGCGCCCGGGCGTGCCCGCGCCGGGAACAGGGCCCATGAATGTCTGCCCAACAGGGACAGGGCCCCGGACCCGGTAGGCTGGGGCCCATGACCCTGGACGCCGTGATCGTGGGGGCCGGGCCCAATGGGCTGTCAGCGGCCATAACGCTGGCGCGCGCTGGCCTGCGCGTGCAGGTGCTCGAAACGCACGGTCAGGTGGGCGGCGGTCTGCAAAGCCGCGCGCTGACCCTGCCGGGCTTCGTGCACGATTACGGTTCGGCCATTCACCCGCTGGCCGTGGCCAGCCCGGCCTTCCGGCAGTGGCCCCTGCACGCCTTTGGACTGCGCTGGGTGCACCCCGACGCCCCTGTGGCCCACCCGCTGCCCGGCGGCGCGGCGCTGCTGGAGCGCGACCTGCACGCCACCGCCGCCGGGCTGGGCCCGGACGGCCCGGCCTGGGTGCGGCTGTTCGCCCCCCTGGTGCGCGAGCATGAGGCGCTGCTGGAGGACATTCTGCGGCCTCTGCCCCGGGTGCCGCGCCACCCGCTGCTGCTGGCCCGCTTTGGGCTGCGCGGCCTGCCCAGCGCGGCGTGGATCAGCCAGACGCACTTCCGCACCCCGCAGGCCCGCGCGCTGTGGGCCGGGCTGGCGGCGCACACCACCCTGCCCCTGACCACGCCCGGCACGGCCGCCATGACGCTGGTGCTGGGGCTGCTGGCACACGCGGTGGGCTGGCCCTTTCCGGCCGGCGGCGCGCAGGCCCTGGCCGACGCCCTGCACGCTTACCTGCGCCACCTGGGCGGCGAGGTACATACGGGCGTGACTGTGCGCGGCCCCGGCAACCTGCCTCCGGCCCGGGTGACGCTGGTGGACAGCAGTCCCCGCGTGCTGCTGGCGCTGCTGGGCGACCGGGCCCCCGCCCGTTACCGCGCGGCCCTGGAAGGCTTCCGCTACGGTCCCGGTATTCAGAAATTTGATTACGCGCTCTCCGGGCCGGTGCCGTGGCAGGACCCCCGGGTGGCGCGGGCCGCCACGGTGCATGTGGGCGGCCCCGCCCCAGAGATCGCAGCGGCCGAGGCCGTGGCCGCCCAGCGCATACCGGCGCGGCCCTACGTGCTGACGGCGCAGCACACCCTGTTTGACCCCAGCCGCGCGCCCGCCGGGCAGCACACCTTCTGGGCCTACACCCACATTCCCAACGGCAGCGCCGGGGACGCCCAGGGGGCTGTGGAAGCGCAGCTCGAACGCTTTGCCCCGGGGTTTGGTGAGCGCGTGCTGGCCTGCACCCGCACGACGGCGGCGCAGTTGCAGGGCTTCAGCCCGGTGTTTCAGGGCGGCGACGTGAACGGCGGCCGGGGCGACTTGTGGGGCCTGCTGGCCCGCCCGGTCCCCAGCGCCACGCCCTACCGCACGCCCGTGAAAGGGGTCTACCTGTGCTCCAGCGCGACCCCACCCGGCGGCGGGATTCACGGCATGGCCGGCTACCACGCGGCCCTGGCCGCCCTGAAGGATGAATTCAGGCTGCAGGCCACGCCGTAGACCGGCGCGCCGGGGCAGCCTGGAGGCTGGGCTCAATGGTGAGAACGTTTGCGCGGCGCAGAGAGAGGCCAAGCGGCCTCGCTCCCTCTGTGTCGCCGCTGTCCGGGGCTCAGCCTCTCGCCGTGCGAGCTTTCCCCCTTCCCCGCACTGGAGGAGGGGTAAAAGTGCCGTGCTCGTCGTCTGAAGCGCTGACCAACTGGTACGGGCTCCGTCTGTTCCGCCGGCACATCGGCACAGAGCCGATGTGCCGGCGCCACGCCCGGAAGGGCGCCTCTCTCCGATCCGCTCGACGGCGCCGCTTAGGCAGTCCGCTCGGCGCTCAGCGTTGTTGCCCGCGGTTCAACCGGGCTCCGGCTTACTCGCCCCGGAACATCTTGCCGACCTTGCCCAGGAACCCCTCGGGGCGGTCGTTCACCTCGTCGCCCACGGCGCGGGCGTAGGCCAGCAGGGCCTCGCGCGCTTCGGGGCTCAGCTGGCTGGGCCGGGGCACCACCACGTCGTATTCCACGATCAGGTCGCCGGTGCCCGCTCCCTGCAGCCGGGGCATGCCCTGGCCACGCAGGCGGTGCAGTTCGCCGTGCTGGGTGCCGGCC
This genomic window from Deinococcus arcticus contains:
- a CDS encoding phytoene desaturase family protein translates to MTLDAVIVGAGPNGLSAAITLARAGLRVQVLETHGQVGGGLQSRALTLPGFVHDYGSAIHPLAVASPAFRQWPLHAFGLRWVHPDAPVAHPLPGGAALLERDLHATAAGLGPDGPAWVRLFAPLVREHEALLEDILRPLPRVPRHPLLLARFGLRGLPSAAWISQTHFRTPQARALWAGLAAHTTLPLTTPGTAAMTLVLGLLAHAVGWPFPAGGAQALADALHAYLRHLGGEVHTGVTVRGPGNLPPARVTLVDSSPRVLLALLGDRAPARYRAALEGFRYGPGIQKFDYALSGPVPWQDPRVARAATVHVGGPAPEIAAAEAVAAQRIPARPYVLTAQHTLFDPSRAPAGQHTFWAYTHIPNGSAGDAQGAVEAQLERFAPGFGERVLACTRTTAAQLQGFSPVFQGGDVNGGRGDLWGLLARPVPSATPYRTPVKGVYLCSSATPPGGGIHGMAGYHAALAALKDEFRLQATP
- a CDS encoding ribose-phosphate diphosphokinase — its product is MSAPHRAPSALLQSRRSPLLVFAGQSNRPLAHAICDHLGVPLGESTTEKFSNDNIIVHYEQSLREGDVFIVQTFSTPVSDSIMELMLMIDAAKSASAGRVTAVIPYYSYARSDKKDNPRISIAGRLIADLLQEAGADRILTMTLHAPQVHGFFKVPVDHLSADVVLAQHFKKSVPDAHNGVVLAPDAGSIKRASQIARRLDSGLAMIDKERLSDTEVRPRALIGDVDGKTVFIVDDEISTAGSLVETVNIARSMGAKDVYVAVTHGVYTGPAIQRIAALNVTQVASTNTVLVPQSKIDNAGGRLAVLDVAPLFANAIVNIHTGASVSTLFS